A section of the Oncorhynchus gorbuscha isolate QuinsamMale2020 ecotype Even-year linkage group LG06, OgorEven_v1.0, whole genome shotgun sequence genome encodes:
- the LOC124038320 gene encoding acylphosphatase-2-like isoform X4 — protein MSKYTEKEGLRLGLCGWVKNTNKGTVVGQVQGPADMICEMKVWLCKEGSPSCSITRASFSNERSIDKVELFGFKTRF, from the exons ATGTCCAAG TACACAGAAAAGGAGGGTCTGAGACTGGGTCTGTGTGGCTGGGTAAAGAACACCAACAAGGGCACTGTGGTCGGACAGGTTCAGGGGCCTGCAGACATGATCTGTGAGAT GAAGGTGTGGCTGTGTAAGGAGGGGAGTCCCAGCTGTTCCATCACCCGAGCCTCGTTCTCCAATGAGAGATCCATTGACAAGGTGGAGCTCTTTGGCTTCAAGACACGCTTCTGA